The following proteins come from a genomic window of Pyxidicoccus sp. MSG2:
- a CDS encoding chemotaxis protein CheW yields MPGSGIDWDAARARLARLAAAAQEEDVLAPAEALAVLDARARALAREPGTEVEPGTLREAVHFRTAGQRYALESRFVLEVVRAAEVVPLPGAPPSLRGLTLLHGEVLPVVELAPLFGRAPSEASGPLLVIGEGRPELGLRTEEVEEVTLLRGRTLLPPPSTVDTSLVSAAEEDGTLVLEGEALLGDSRLVFDLSDEGAV; encoded by the coding sequence ATGCCGGGCTCCGGAATCGACTGGGACGCGGCACGCGCCCGACTCGCCCGGCTGGCGGCCGCCGCGCAGGAGGAGGACGTCCTCGCGCCCGCCGAGGCCCTGGCCGTCCTGGACGCCCGCGCCCGCGCCCTGGCGCGCGAGCCTGGCACCGAGGTGGAGCCCGGCACGCTGCGCGAGGCCGTCCACTTCCGCACCGCCGGCCAGCGGTACGCGCTTGAGTCGCGCTTCGTGCTGGAAGTCGTGCGCGCCGCCGAGGTCGTCCCCCTGCCGGGCGCCCCGCCCTCGCTGCGCGGCCTCACGCTGCTGCACGGCGAGGTGCTCCCCGTCGTGGAGTTGGCCCCCCTCTTCGGCCGCGCGCCGTCGGAGGCCTCCGGCCCGCTGCTCGTCATCGGCGAGGGACGGCCCGAGCTGGGCCTGCGCACCGAAGAAGTCGAAGAGGTCACCCTGCTGCGGGGGCGCACGCTGCTGCCCCCACCGTCCACCGTGGACACCTCGCTGGTGTCCGCCGCGGAAGAGGACGGCACGCTCGTGCTGGAGGGAGAGGCGCTGCTGGGTGACAGTCGCCTCGTGTTCGATTTGTCCGACGAAGGAGCTGTATGA